From the Carassius carassius chromosome 34, fCarCar2.1, whole genome shotgun sequence genome, the window atgCTTTGCTTGAATATCTACCTTTTGTTCCAGGCATTTTGGCTGCGCTCCAAAGTCCTTGTGTCCTTTTAGAATAAGCAGTGCTGAGCCACTGGTGCAGCCCTCATTTATGGCCCCGGCCACTGAATGACTCCATGTACAGGCCCCCTTCAGGAAAGAGCTTCAGGAACAAGCAAAGAGCCCCGTCAGCTGTGCCTCTGCACTGTCCTGCAATGGGCCTCTGCTGAGCTCAGGTGAAATCACGAGTGTGTATGTATCTTTTGTACAGttaatctttttattttgctGAACACAGATTGATGGTTTTCTCCCACAGCCTTTCCCTCAACGCAGATATATTAACTAATTTTGGaattgtaatattacaatttgaaatttaGAGCGAAACTGCAGGCTAACAGACTCTGATCTACTAGTTCtgataaattatgtttattttacctGGACAATGTTGGATCTTCAGTATTTACAGGTATAGAAGAAGTGACTAAGAATTGTATTGATATGCACAAAACAAAATGTGTAGACTTATCCAAACCTGGCACAAAATAAtctaattattttttgttgttttagaaaaTAATGGAATCTCTGTGGTtaataccatgcttttaattattAGTCCCATATTTAGACAATTATGTTTATAACACGCTGCGGTGACGTCACTACGCAGATCAGCTGATGGAAGGGCGGATCTGTCACGTGATCACGCCAGTcccagaatgacagacagaatgaACCGGTGAGAGTCTTGCAAGGTAGGTTTCCTTTAAATACAAAATGATTCATTACATTATGTTTCAGTAAATTCAACCCATTCAGAAATTGTTATTAGCGAGCCACAGGGTAACTGACATGATTTTTTGGGGGAGATTGTAAATCGGTGTGTAACGGCTGTTGTTGTTAGCGTCTCTGCTAACTGGGCTAATGTGTCAaaacattgattttaaaattattttatgctgtggataaatattaataattttgttattatatatttcttataAACATTGTGTTTACGTTAACTTAGTCATGTTGCATTGTGCTAGTGTGTTGGAAGTTTGTACTATTTGTACATTAATCTGGATTAATaagagtttttgtttatttgtcagcaaaataTGGTTTAGGATTGTTAATTTGTGCATTTAaggtattaattaaattaaaaacttttttttttaacgtttgcATGTTATAAGGGTAACATAGTTATTTCATTCTGGTTTTTCAAAGAAATCAAGACATTAATtgctattattttataaaaaatgaaatataaaaataattttataaacgtGGTCAAGTTAATTAAACGTAAATATTTGcagataacattttaacattttgttttagtaaaatgacaatgcaaaagCCAAATATTTAACTTAGAAACAATTTTTTTACTCTCCTCTTAATAATATTACAAAGAATAGTTTCCTTATACTATATAAATGGATTTTTacacataaataaacaattttatttaatatatttagaatcTCTCATAAGAGAATCATCGTATTTGGGGGTTCTTAGcatcaaaaatgtatataaaagctTTAATATCTTTAgctattaaccccccccccccccctctctctctctctatatataaatagatatatattgttttcattttttttcatttctataaCAGATTTGTGTCTCCTGCAGTCCTTGTGTTTCCTGTATCTTTCAGTGTTTGTGGATCTCATGGCTGCTGTTTGGCAGCAGGTGCTGGCAGTGGACGCAAGGTGTGTGCAAGATTGTCAttgtaatgtataaatataaaaataaatccatgTATATGTATTTTGATATGTGTAGTGCCTAATCATTTGTTATATTATTCTCTATTTTCTGTCTTTCTGCGTCTTTTTGTCTTCTTCCTCAGGTACAATGCTTACCGCACACCTACGTTCCCCCAGTTCCGCACGCAGTACATCCGCCGGCGTAGCCAGCTGCTCCGTGAGAATGCCAAGTGTGGTTTTGAGCCGGGGCTGCGCAGGCAGTATCTGCGTCTGCGCAGTCAGTTGCTCGCCTTGCGTTACGGGCCCCTGTCAGAGCAGAGCAGCTTCAGAGCAAGCAGTGTGCGCAGTTCCCGCACCACACTGGATCGCATGGAGGTTAGGTGCATTCAGAAACAGGGAAAAGGGCTAGAGAAATGCAAATAAGAAGTTCTGGGTTGAAATAAGCCCCAGAAAAAAACTGAGATAGGGCAAGATCGAACATCTATATAGTCCTTGATATAAATAGCAATCCAGATCCGGGTCATTGTGTGTTGTGTGAGAGCTGCAGTGCATGTAGATTGCGAACTCTTTTGTTCATGATGGATTTTATGTTGCTGTTCTGCATCATCCTTCATTACTGCCTGCTTTCCTCTTTTCTTGGTCTTTTTTTATCCTCTTTTCTGTCTTTCAATCAGGACTTCGAGGAGGATCCCAGGGCTCAGGGTGCCAGAGGCCACCGGAGATCAGTAAGCCGTGGTTCATACCAGCTGCAAGCCCAGATGAACAGGGCAGTGTATGATGAAAGGTAAAGTCCACTAACTTTTTCATCTGACACATGTTTGCAGAATGCCTAATGCTATGAAATGCATATTATTTTGTGACAAAGTGTTACATGCTTAAGCAAAACAGGCACTATTTTTAGAATCGGCACCCCAAAATTAATAAGAAACAAGTATTGGTTTTCATTAAGCAAATATGTGTTCTTACTGTGTTTTGTACCAGTATGAATAATTCTCTGGTTCTATTTCATGTGCCAGGCCTCCAGGTAGCCTGGTGCCCACGTCGGTGGCAGAAGCCAGTCGGGCAATGGCAGGTGACACCACCCTAAGTGAGAACTACGCCTTTGCTGGAATGCACCACATCTTTGACCAGCATGTCGACTCAGCTGGTGAGTGAGCTGTTAATGACATGACTAAGATGACCAACAAAAATTACTCTACTCTAGTCCAATCTTTTTAATTAATGGGCAGTACCTTAGAGAGCAGTGTGAAACAATGTCAATACAAAgcctatttaaattttaaaatcgtAAGTAACAAATGCTGCATGCCACAGGTTTATCGACATTATTAGAAATAAAGAATAATGAAGAGGtatgaaaaaacatttaaacttgatgacaaagtaaatacataaaataaacagatttataCTATAGACAGCAACTTCTTGATTCTGTAATCTCAGGGCTTGATGCTTGCTTTTTTAGGAGCATGTGCTCCTAAGTTGAACAATTTAACAGTTCATTAATAAATGATACAAAGTTTGAAAGTTTGTGTACCCTTTAGAATTTTCTATAATTCTACATTTCTGCTAGAGATAACATCGATCGACTGGAATAAGCAGATTTTCCGCACTAGATTGTGACTCTACACTCAAATCCACATGTAAACATGTTGATGTGAAAGTTCTTCGCTGTGAGTGAAGAAGACACAAAGTTTGCAATTTGTTATACGTGTAAGGCTGAAGTAAACCGTGGGGGGAACCACAGGGCTCTATTgctcatctatatatatatatatatatatatatatatatatatttatttatatattaggggtgtaaccgTACggaaaaatcacggttcggtacgtacctacgttttaaagtcacggttcggttcattttcggtacacagtaagggaaagaaatgcaaacattaaactgcaggttgtttattaatataaacttttttttaacgaTTTGTTTACacttaatactttttaataaaatatttagaaaataaaaaaagaataagaaataaaatactgctgcaaagttctccactaaataaaatactctcagtctcaaaccaatatcatataataaaatataatgaaaaatattaataaataactatgattacagtgcagcaatCCCAGTTTTTAGGCCTGCTCAGATtttgttattgcgttggaccgatcggaattaagagcaaaggtctgtttaaatgccgacgggagctgcgtttgaattacaatcgtttttttcctagttgtagtgatgttcacactcgcgtgatgccttttgaaaaccttaggctggtgacacactggcatattgcacctgtcaaacatagtctattttgccgtcaatactgttgaaggcgtcctttatcagtaggctttatatttatgctcaacatgaagtaaagatattgttgtcgtgaagacaagatcctggtctgtcggcggtctccctctatgtcacctacagtagcagcagcatgccagcgccgcgtcagggaCGAtcctggtgtgtaaagacacagaaaacacgaagcagccgtcacgcaactgacacgcagcagaaacgccacgctcacgccacacagccagtgtgtcaccggccttagaatcagctgcagggcgggatttgcgctgaacgtggagacttccgccacttaatatgttcgtttggaaacacgaaaatgtacctatgttccacacaaaatattgcattcggtcattcggtgcaccgtaccgaaagccctgtaccgaaacggtccggtacgaatacacgtaccgttacacccctaatatttatatatacacacacatatatatatttaaaaaaaatcccctaaaTAAATATCCTGATACTTATTGgtcaaacagaaaaaaaggaaaaaaagtagTGACTGGATTGCCATTTCTTcttttatattgtttaattaatattGTTGTTTAATTTCAACATCTGCTAATGCACAGATCTGATAGATTGCTTTTGATCATTTTTGCTGTGAAGTTGCATTACCACTAGCCTGCTTCAGTGCTTCTGCATTAATGTTTGAAAGAAGCATCTGTCAGTCCTGGGTCTGGACTGTTGTTTTAGCCTTTCATTTAAACCTTTTACTATTTTATCTCTTTAGTTCCTCGATTGCAGTTTGCTAATGATGATAAACACCTCCTCGCCTGCTGCTCGTTGGATGGGACATTGTCAATCATGACATTGTCCCCGCCTCCACCGACTGTAAAGGTGACACTAAAGGGTCATGCTGCTCCCGTGACTGACTTCGCCTGGTCCCTCAGCAATGACATCATTGTGTCCACGTCAAAAGATGGCACTCTGCGAATCTGGAACACAGAGGATGGACGCTGTATCCGAGAGGTGGCCGATCCAGAGGGAAGTGAGCTGCTGTGCTGCACTTTTCAGCCCATGAACAACAACCTGACTGTGGTGAGTCCAAATGccagcctttttttttctttgtatactaccatttaaaagtttgggctcagtaagatttgaatatgtttttgaaggaagtcttGTATACTCTTATTGGATCAGAATATGGTAAAAACagtaagtgaaatattattaaaatctatccgtttttctgttttaatatattttaaaatgtattttatttctgtgattcaaagctgaattttctgcatcattactccagtcttcagtgtcacatgatccttcagaaatcattctaatatgctgatttgctgctcaagaaattgGAATTGTTTATGCTGATGAAACACTGCAGAATGCATTAAAAAACACCATCAGCCCTTTCAGTAATCCTATTTGTGTGTGACATTAACATGCGCCACTAGCTAAAAAGAGTATTTTGTGTGCAGTGGTGGTTAATTTTACTTACCTACCAACTACTGTGGTGGGTGACCTGTAAAACATCtgaattgcattatatgttttgaaaCTACAgaactttgatcataaaactaagcatttaaaaatcATGTTGCTGAGACATATTGTTAGGACATATAGAGTGactatatttttatgcattttttgtaAGTATTTCGCTATATAATtttctaatttacatttaaatcaaaaAGCCACCTTTTTGGCCATGTAaatatcatatataataatataacataattatCTTAATCGATTTAAAccgctaaaaaaattaaattttcttcttgtatgagctccatattctccCTATATCATGCtacatgagccataaaagcctgatgcatcaaatatgatagtcaaaaaaaaacacacacacacacactttgtgaaTATAAGCTTTTCCACATCAAATATTAAAAACTGGCAATATAAAAAATTTCAGCCTTTGCAATAGAAATTCATTGTACTTATTCACTCactcaaatattaaatattggcTTTTATACAATGCGTCTGTTACACATTTTCTACCCTGATTCTCATCTACTGCATGAAGAGTTTGCTGTGAAGTATTTTCTGTTCATGCATCAAATCTGTCCCTTGTTATCCATCCCCAGGTTGGCAACAGTAAACACCACCTGCAGGTGGTGAACATCTCCACTGGGAAGAAAGTGAAAGGAGGCTCCAGTAAACTTACCGGTCGAGTGCTTTCTCTCTCGTTTGATGCTCCGGGGAGAATCCTGTGGGCTGGTGATGACAGGGGAAGCATTTTCTCCTTCCTCTTTGACATGGCCACAGGTACAAAGATATTTTCTTTGCAAAAAAACCTGGTGGAATTTCTGGAAATGTAGATGAGAGTACGGTTGATATTTTGGTGTTTATGTAAAGCTGAGGTTTCTTCTTCCACAGGAAAACTGACCAAAGCTAAGAGACTGGTGGTGAATGAGGGCAGCTCTATCTCTAGTATCACCGCCCGCTCGTGGATCAGTCGAGAGGCACGGGATCCATCGCTGCTCATCAACGCCTGTGTCAACAAACTACTGCTCTACAGGTTAGAGTGCACTTACAGCAACTCATATTGTCACTTGCTCTTGACTGAGATGATTCTTGATCTGGTGTTGACAGGGTCGTGGATAATGAGGGAACACTACAGCTGAAGAGAAGCTTCCCCATTCAACACGGATCCCAACCGCTGCACAGCATCTTCTGTCCTCTCATGTCCTTCAGACAGGGAGCCTGTGTCGGTAAGATCATAATCATCATATTACAGGCTATTTCAGTCTGATCtgtcagaaatcatactaatatgctgatttgctgctcaagaaacattcctaattattgttaatgttgaaaacaagttatatgacaaaataaatatatatttcatgaatagaaagtttgaagAGTGTCAATCAATCTCCTGTTTGTATGACTTGTTGCTATTATAATAGAACATTCACATTCATTTGCAAGGTGCTTTCTATGTTTTGGAGCTAAACCAGAGTAAGTGAATCCTGCTCTTTCCCTCTTGCAGTCACTGGCAGCGAGGATGCGTGCGTTTACTTTTTCGACGTTGAGCGCAACACTAAGTCCATCGTTAACAAGCTGCAGGGCCACAGCGGGCCCGTCCTGGACGTGAGCTTCAACTGCGACGAAAGCTTGCTGGCCTCCTCTGACGCCACCGGCATGGTGATCATCTGGAGACGGGAGCAGAAGTAAACAAGGCAAATTCAAGCTTTCGCTCCGTTGGCAACAGCATCTTCCATAAAGGCTGGCTTGACTTATGTGCAATGAAACTCCTACTGTAAATGTCACGATGACTGTAGTGTTTTGATTGAGTCTGAACTATATCATGTGGACCATGAAAGAAACTTGTGTCTTATCTTTGATATAGAGctgatatttctgtttttattggttttgtggGACGTGGCACTTGTTTGTGGAATTCATTAGTGCTTTGTGGTCATAAATGTGCAGCTTAAGAGAAGAGACGTTAATATAattctttgttcacttttgtgTATCttagtgagtgagtatgtgagaATAAGTATGTTGAGGCTGTGTGTCACTGAAATTGTTTTCGCTTGCACAATAACACTACTGTATTTATGCCTTGTTAACTCAATAAATTTAATCACACTTGCTGAATTAAGCTACATTTGGTCTTTCTTtccatttaattgtttttaatggcAACCTAATGCATATTACCAGACAACAAAGATGTAAACTTGTGTGTAAATGTTTCACTTTTAAAGATGAAATCACGTTTAATGAAAACCTAGTTATGTTTAAATTGGAATATGAATAGGCCTCTTCAAGTGAATAATTTTTGATCTTGATCTTTTCCCTGTGTTAATGGTTGCAAAATTTGGTAAAAATTATTTCAGgtagaatatatataaatatttggtgACGTGAGATATGGCTCAGATGAAATACTAAACCtcaaagcttttattttgaaattaacgtgtattaataaaacaataagccGCAAGAAACAACGTGGTTGCcgacaaacacaacacacagacGTAAGAGTAAAAGATGTATGTTTGTAGTGTAAATTACAGCAGCTTCGAAATAGGCTCAACCAATCGGAATCAAGGACCAGAATTATCCGTTGTATAATTCATAATCCCACGTTTATTCgtgtgcttttattttgaaaagaaaaaatccTCACCACCGTTATTTTCACTGTAACATGTGGGAGGAACTACTTCCGGTTCTACAGTGGGTAAGATAAAACAATTACAAACATAAGAATGAAAAGCTAATTTTtaagtatgtttttttatgtattatgtttaaaaaaatatatataataatagttcCCGGAGCCTCTGAGAGCTTTGATTAGTCATTAATCATATAGTAGCAAGCGCAAACAGTTAGCATGCATGCAAGTAAAGATCCCTCTACATAAAACAACGAACAAAATGAATACATCtggtttataatatttattttaattaaaatgttataatcttAAAGACGTCTTCTAAGGTGTTAAATTAATGTGCATTTTCACAGATGTGAATATAGCGCTCTTTCATAGGTGTGGTCCATTTGATAAACCGACAGAGAGTCTTTctaatgtacattatttaaaaaCTCCAACAGGACTGAGTAGTTGTTTCTTATATGATCTTAGCCTtactatatatttatgcattactATATacctttaatatatttaatttgttaatgcTGCATAAGCATTGTTTAATTGTCACAGACAGATGGATCTGTGTTGTGTAACATTATGTTTTGCTGCATGAGAACAGGATTTCTGTATGATTTACATGAAGCTGTTCTGTTTTACAGCGTGACGAGATCGTGGCACAAAGGGAACAGACTATGCCTTTCCTGCATGGCTTCAGGAGGATCGTGTACGAGTACCAGCCACTGGTGGATGAAGTGATGTGTGTCCTGGGAATAGAAGGAGAAAACCAGCGCAGGTCAGCAAACCAACTGCATTTTAAAGACTGCAACGGGCAGATGACGAGGGCGTTTTGTGAACTGCATTTTGATATGTTtgacatgttaggtaaaaaatgttagcctgaatgcactgttgcttaggataaaagcatctgctaaatgcataaatgtatgtaatgtatttaaatgtatatccTGCATTTCACAGGCGAGATGATGAAGAAAGCGTCTCTGGGTCTCTTGTGGAGCTTCTGGACAGAGAGTCTCAGTCTCCCGTCTTCATGGAGGGAATCAGTTACTCTCTGTTTCGAGTGGCTGATCTCGGGTTGGTCAGCGCAGCACAGGTGCTTCTGCGTTACGGAGCTGATCTCAACTTTGAAGGTTTGTTGATGCTAAAGATGCTTTTGGGATTCCGATAAACCTCATTATCATCAAGGAAATATAATCAGACCCTTTTCTTATGGTTCCAGATCCTGTGTCGTACTACAACCCCTTACACATTGCAGTGTTGAGAAACAAGCCAGACATGGTGCAGATGTTGATATCTCATGGAGCTGAAATCGAAAAGAGGGACAGGGTgagaatgtctctctctctctttctatatgtatacatatatttaaaatgaccTGTTGTGAAcatgcactttatttttattgaatcttTGATATTTGCTTTGAATgcacacattatttttttatttttacatttcttaaatgtctttaaatattAGGTTTTTGTGTCTGCAATAGATCCATGAATGCAGCCCTCTTGATTTGGCCGGTGAGGAGGTGGATAGGTTGCCGTGTCTGCGTGTGCTTCTGGATTTGGGTGCTGATGTGAATGCAAAAGACAAGAATGGTATTTTTTGCTGAATTATCTAACCAAATagattgtttgtggtttcctTTTTCCATATGATTCCAACTCTCTGTTTATTGTACCTGCTTGCAGGAAAAACTGCACTGCTTCATGCTCTGGCCAGTAGTGATGGACTCACAGTCAATAATTTGGACAATATACAGCTGCTTCTAGAAAGAGGTGCTTCACTGTGAATTTAAAACATCAGCTCTGACATTACTAGACAACAATCTTTTTCAGGAATTTCATTAatggatgtttaaaaaaaaatagtttcaacATGGAAGAATGtat encodes:
- the LOC132114924 gene encoding WD repeat-containing protein 13-like, coding for MAAVWQQVLAVDARYNAYRTPTFPQFRTQYIRRRSQLLRENAKCGFEPGLRRQYLRLRSQLLALRYGPLSEQSSFRASSVRSSRTTLDRMEDFEEDPRAQGARGHRRSVSRGSYQLQAQMNRAVYDERPPGSLVPTSVAEASRAMAGDTTLSENYAFAGMHHIFDQHVDSAVPRLQFANDDKHLLACCSLDGTLSIMTLSPPPPTVKVTLKGHAAPVTDFAWSLSNDIIVSTSKDGTLRIWNTEDGRCIREVADPEGSELLCCTFQPMNNNLTVVGNSKHHLQVVNISTGKKVKGGSSKLTGRVLSLSFDAPGRILWAGDDRGSIFSFLFDMATGKLTKAKRLVVNEGSSISSITARSWISREARDPSLLINACVNKLLLYRVVDNEGTLQLKRSFPIQHGSQPLHSIFCPLMSFRQGACVVTGSEDACVYFFDVERNTKSIVNKLQGHSGPVLDVSFNCDESLLASSDATGMVIIWRREQK